DNA sequence from the Armatimonadota bacterium genome:
GACACCCATCGGGACCTGATCGCCGGTTCCCTGGACGTGTACCTGTCCGCGGCCAGCAACCGGCTGAACGAGGTGATGAAGGTCCTCACGATGATCACNNNNNNNNNNNNNNNNNNNNNNNNNNNNNNNNNNNNNNNNNNNNNNNNNNNNNNNNNNNNNNNNNNNNNNNNNNNNNNNNNNNNNNNNNNNNNNNNNNNNACTTCGAGCGGGTCTGGCCGCCGTTCCCGTGGCCGTATGGCTTCCCCGCCGTCCTGGCCGCGATGGCCGCCATCGTGGCGGTGATGGTGGTCCTGTTCCGCCGGCAGGGGTGGCTCTAGACAGGGAAAAGGGAAGAGGGAAGAAGGACGAGGGGCGACGGACGCAGACGGATGGGCGGCGAGCGGTATCCGGAGTTTGGGTTTGTGACGCCCGACACCCTGGGGCTGCTGGTCGATCTGTACGAACTGGTGATGGCCGACAGCTACCTGCGGGAAGGGCTGAACGATCAGGCCACCTTCGACCTGTTTGTGCGGAGCTTGCCGCCCAACCGGGCCTTCCTGGTCAGCGCCGGCCTGGAGACGGCCCTGGCCTACCTGGAGGCGGTGCGCTTTACGGACGAAGCGATCGCCTACCTGCGAGGGCTGCGGCTGTTCAGCGACGCCTTCCTGGACTACCTGCGGGAGTTCCGGTTCACCGGGGACGTGTGGGCGGTGCCGGAGGGCGAAGTGGTCTTCCCCCCGGAGCCCCTGGTGGAGGTGACCGCACCGCGCATCGAGGCGCAGCTGGTGGAAACGTTCCTGCTGAACACGTTCAACTTCCAGGTGATGATCGCCAGCAAGGCCGCGCGGGTCGTCCTGGCCGCAGGCGGGCGGGCCGTGGTGGACTTCTCCCCCCGCCGTGACCACGGCGCCGACGCCGCCCTGAAGGCCGCCCGGGCCTCCTACGTGGCGGGGTGCGCCGGGACGTCCAACGTGCTGGCCGGGCTGCTGTACGGGATCCCGGTGTACGGCACCATGGCCCACTCCTACGTGATGTCGTACCCCGACGAGCTGACCGCCTTCCGGGCGTTCGCCCGGGACTTCCCCCGCAACGCCATCCTCCTCATCGACACCTACGACACCCTGCAGGGGGCGCGCCACGCGGTGGCGGTGGCCCGGGAGATGGCCGCCCGGGGGGACAGGCTGCGCGGGGTCCGCATCGACAGCTACGAGAGCCTGGACCAGCTGGCGGAGGTCAGCCGCCGGGTGCGGGCCATCTTCGACGAGGCCGGCCTGGTCGACGTCCAGATCATCCTCAGCGGCGACCTCGACGAGTACAAGATCGCCGAGGTCCTGGCCCGGGGGGCGGCGGCCCAGGCCTTCGGGGTGGGCACCCGCATGGGGACCTCGGAGGACGCGCCCAGCCTGGGCGGGGTCTACAAGCTGGTGGAGGACACCGCCGGCCCCAAGATCAAGCTGTCGGCGGGCAAGGCCACCCTGCCCGGGCGCAAGCAGGTCTGGCGGGCGCGCACCGCCGACGGCGGCCTGCAGGACACCATCGCCCTCCGGGAGGAACCCGCGCCTCCCGGGTCCACCCCGTTGCTGGTCCCGGTGATGTCGGGCGGGCGGGTGATCAGGCAGGATTCCCTGGCCCAGATGCGGGCGCGGTGCGCTGCGGCCCTGCGGGACCTGCCGCCGCCGCTGCGGGTGCTGCACGGCACGCCGCCGTCGCCGGTGTCCCTCAGCCCGGAACTGCGGGCGCTGCAGGCCCAGATGTTCCAGGCCGCCGCCCGGCCCGGCGATTCCCCCCGCTAAACGGCGCGGCGACGGCCACGTCGGTGGCCGTCGCCGCCCACGAGCGTCTGCTCGTCGGTGGGGTCTCCACCGCCCGCGCCCGCAGGCGCGGAGCACAGGCTCGTGATGACCACTACTTCTTCTTCTTCTTGGCTGCCTTCTTCTTCGCCACTGAGCTCCCCCCTTCGCGCTGTTGCGCCCGTGATCGCGCACCGAGGTGTCACTCAGCGCGCCCGTGCATCCTGCTCTCTGCCCGTACACCCCGGCGTGCAGCCCCGGGTGCCTGACTATGCTTCCGACGCCGACGCAAGGATTTCCTGCACCGCGGCGAAAAAAACTTTTCACCCATGGACGTGACCGTACGCGCCCTGACCCGCGTTGCCGAGCTGCGGGCCGTGGAGGAGATGCAGGCGCGGGTGTGGGGCATGCCCGAGAGGGAGATCGTGCCCGTCCACCAGCTGCTGGCGGCGGCCAGCGCCGGGGGCGTCGTGCTGGGCGCCTTCGCGTCGGACGGCACGCTGGTGGGGTTCTGCTACGGCTTTGTCGGCCTGCGGGAGGGGCGACCGCTGTTCTACTCGCACATGGCCGGCGTCCACCCGGACTACCAGGACCGGGACGTGGGCTACGCCCTCAAGCGCGCCCAGCGGGACGCCGCCCTCGCCCGCGGGCTGGACCGCATGGTGTGGACGTTCGACCCGTTGCAGAGCCGCAACGCCGCCTTCAACCTGCGCAAGCTGGGCGCGGTGGCGGCGCGGTACCTGGTGGACTACTACGGGGAGATGGACGACGCTCTCAACCGCGGCCTGCCCACCGATCGCCTCGAGGTGGACTGGTGGCTGCGGGACACCCGGGTGGTGGAGCGCCTGGAGGGGCGCCGCCCCGCCCCGACGTGGCCCGAGGCCCCCCGCATCCTGCGGGCGCTGCCCGGCGAGGCGGGGCCCACCCCCGGACCCCTGACCCCCGCCGACGCGCCCACGGTGCTCCTGGACATTCCCGCGGATCTGGCGGGCCTGCGGGCGCGCGCCCCCGGCCTGGCGTTGGCCTGGCGGCTGGCGACGCGGCAGGCGTTCCTGCACAGCCTGGAGCGGGGCTACCGGGCGGTGGACTTCGTGGGGCGGCCCGGCGACCCCGCGGGGTCGTATGTGCTGGCGCGGGCCGGCCAGGAGGAGACGCGGTGAGGATCCGCCGGGTCGAGGTCCGGGAGGTCGAGCTGCCCCTGGTCTTTCCCTTCCAGACCAGTTTCGGCCGCCAGACGTCCCACAGCTGCCTGCTGGTGCGGCTGGATGACGGAGAGCAGGAGGGCTGGGGCGAGGTGCCCGTGGAACGCGCGCCCCTGTACAACGAGGAAACCACCGGTACAGCCTGGCACGTCCTGGAGGCGTTCATCCTCCCCCTGGTCCTGAGCCGGCCCCTGGAGCATCCCCGGGACTTCCCGGCCCTGGTCCGCCACCTCCGTCGCCACCACATGGCCAAGGCGGGGGTGGAGGCGGCCCTGTGGGACCTGCACTGCCGCCGCGGCGGCCTTCCCCTGGCCCGGGCCCTGGGCGGCGTGCGGTCGGCCGTGGAGGCGGGGGTGAGCCTGGGGATCGAGCCCACGGTAGACGCGCTGCTGCGGCGCATCGAGGAGTTCCTGGGACGGGGATACCGCCGCATCAAGATCAAGATCCAGCCGGGGTGGGACGTGGAGGTGGTGCGGCGGGTGCGGAAGGCATTCGGATCGATCCCCCTGCAGGTGGATGCCAACTCCGCCTACACCCTGGAGCAGGCCGACGTCTTCCGGGCGATGGACGACTTCGGGCTGCTGATGATCGAGCAGCCCCTGGGGGAGGACGACCTGGTGGACCACGCGGCGCTGCAGGCCCGGCTGCGCACGCCGCTGTGCCTGGACGAATCCATCGTCTCCCCCGAGCACGCCCGCAAAGCCCTGCAGCTGGGCAGCTGTCGGGTCATCAACATCAAGGCCGCGCGGCTGGGAGGCCTCACCGCGGCCGTGGCCACCCACGATCTCTGCCAGACGTCCGGCATTCCGGTGTGGTGCGGCGGGCTGCTGGAGACCGGGATCGGGCGGGCGGCCAACCTGGCCCTGGCCTCCCTGCCCAACTTCCGCCTGCCGGCCGACCTGTCGGCCAGCGACCGTTACTACCACGAGGACCTGATCGACCCCCCGGTGACCCTTGCCCCGGACGGCACGGTGCCGGTGCCCTCGTCTCCGGGTTTGGGGGTGCGGGTGCGGATGGACCGGGTGCAAGCCTACACGGTGCGGGCGGCCACCTACACGGCCTGACCGGCCTCTCTTCCCTGCCTCGCGCGGGCATGCTATTCTACTGTGCGAACTATACCGACACGGGTGGGGCCGCGACGCCCTCGCAGACGGCGGGGGCGTCTGCGCATGTGCGGGCCCCCGCGGGGCGTGGCGCCCGGAGGAGGGACGCCCATGGAACGCCCGACGGACCCCCTGGCCCTGTGGGTGGGATCCTGGCAGCCTGAGGAGGCCTCTGAGCGGGATCCGCGCACCCCGCGCCGGCGCCCGGAGGAAGAACAACGCTCCGACCGGACGGCGCGCCCCGATCACGAGACGTAGAAGCCTACCGCACGTCTTCCAGGCGGCGCAGGATCTCGCCCAGGCGGTCGATCTCCCGGGCGAAGCCGGGAAGGTCCCCCTGCTGCAGGAGCTGCCGGGCCCGGCGGTAGGCCGCCGCCGCCTCGCGGATCAGGTCGGCGGCCCCGGCCGGCAGTCCGCCCGGAGCCGGGGCGGCTGCCGGCGAAGGCCGGCCGGCCAGCAGCCGGGTCACGGCGGCCTCCAGGCTGTCCTCCATCACGATCCGCGGCCCGCTGGCCACAATCACCCGCTTCAGTTCCGGCAGCTGGCTGCGGGTGGCCTGCAGGAACAGCGGCTCCACATAGAGCAGGGCGTTTTCCAGCGGGATCACCAGCAGGTTGCCCCGGATCACCCGCGAGCCCTCCTGGTTCCACAGCGTCAGCTGCTGGGAGATGACCGGGTCCTGGTTGATGCGGGACTCCACCTGCATGGGGCCGAACGCCAGCCGATCCTTGGGAAACCGGTAGACCACCAGCTGGCCGTAGTGCGGCGGGTCGTTGCGGGCCGCCATCCAGGCGATCATGTTGTCCCGGCCGGCGGGCGCCAGGGGCAGGATGAGGACGAATTCGGGCCGCGGGCTGTCCTCCAGGCGCAGGGTCACGTAGTAGGGCTCCACCGGCACCGTGTCGTCCCCGAACAGCTCGGTGGGCACGGCCCAGACGTCCTCCCGGTTGTAGAAGACCCGGGGATCCCGCATGTGGAACGTGGCGTACACCCGGGCCTGGATCTCGAACAGGTCCACCGGGTAGCGCAGGTGGGCCGCCAGGTCCGCCGGCATCGCCGATGCCGGCGTGAACAGGGTGGGGAAGACGCGGGCAAAGGTGGCGGCCACCGGATCGGTGGGGTCGACCAGGTAGAAATCCACCGTGCCGTCGTACGCGTCCACCACCACCTTCACCGAGTTGCGGATGTAGTTGATCCCGCGGTGGGGGGTGGAGTAGGGATAGCGGCTGGAGGTGGTGTAGGCGTCCAGAATCCACACCAGCCGGCCTCCGACCACCACCAGGTAGGGGTCGCGGTCGTAGGTCAGAAACGGCGCAATGCGCCGGACCCGCTCGGGCACGGCGCGGGCGAACAGCAGCCGGCTGCGGGACGAGATGTCCGACGAGAGGGCCAGGCGCAGATCGCCGAAACGGTAGGCGAACGCCATCCGCCGCAGCGGCGTCAGCGGAATGCCGCCGCGGCCCCGGTAGGTCGTGTACACGTTCTCGTCGCCCCGGGGGTAGTCCAGCTCCTGCACCCGGGTCTGGACCACCACGTAGCCGGCCGTGCGCTCGCCGAAGTAGATCTGGGGCCGGTCCAGGCGCAGTTCGGGGACCCCGGAGGGGGGGATGTCCTTGAGAAAGAACTCGGGCATCCCTTCCTCCGACACCCGGTTGACGGGGCTCATGACCACCCCGTAGCCGTGGGTGTAGACCAGGTGCTGGTTGACCCAGGTGCGGGCGGGATCGGGCAGCAGGCTGGTATCCAGCTCCCGGGCGGCCAGCATCACCTGGCGCTGCTGGCCGCCGATGCGGTAGCGGTCAATGTCCACGTCCGCGAAGACGTAGTAGGGCCGCAGGGCCTGCAGCTGCCGGTAGGCGGCCAGCAGGGGTCGGTAGTCCCACAGGCGCACGTTGTCCAGGGTCTCGCGGTTGCGGGCCACCACGTCGGGAGTGAGCGCCTCGGGAGCGAACTCCCTCTCCCGCACCCGGTCCAGCCCGAAGGCGCGCAGGGTGGCGGCGATTCCCATGCGCAGGTACGGCGTCTCCACCGTCAGCTCGTTGGGCGCGACCCGCAGCTGCTGCACCAGCCGGGGATAGACGCCCACGCCCACCACCCACGCCACCGCCATCACCAGCACCGTGCCCACCGCCAGGCGCAGGGTGCGCAACGCCGCGTTGGCCGCCATCAGGGCCGCGCCCGCCACCGCGAGCGCCGCCAGCAGCCGCAGGGCCGGCAGGGTCGCGTGCACGTCGGTGTAACTGGCTCCGTAGATGGCGCCGTGGGGAGAGGTCAGCAGCCCGTAGGCGTCCAGCCAGAATCCCCACCCCCGCACCAGGAGCAGCGCCCCGGCCAGCAGGCTCAGGTGCACCCGGGCGGCCGGGGGGAGGCTCCAGATCCCGCGTAGCATCGACGGAGGGAACAGCAGGACGTAGCCCGCCGCCACGGCGACCGCGACCACCGCCAGCCACCCGAACAGCCACCGCTCCACAAACTGCCAGACCGGCAGGCGGAACACGAAGAACCCGACATCCCGGCCGAAGATCGGGTCCGTCACCCCGAAGGGCTGCGCGTGGACGAACTGAACGAACATGGGCCAGCGGGACGAGACGGTCCACCCGGCCACCACCGCCACCGCCCCCAGGAGGGCGGACGCCGTGAGGGAGGGCCGGCGGCGGACCCGCCGGTAGATCCGCCGGCCCCGGCGGTCCAGTTCCAGATCGATGACCTCGTCGGGCGCCGGCCGGCCCAGGAACACCCGCAGATTCACCCACAACAGGGCCCACAGCGTGCCGCCGAACGCGGCGGTGACGCCCAGCCGCGACAGCAGCGGCACCCAGAACACCCGCCGGTAGCCCACCTCTCCGAACCACAACCAGTCCGTGTACCACCGGGCCAGGGTGGGGGCCACCACCGCCAGCAGCACCAGAAGCCCGATCAGCACCGCCCGCAGGCGCACCGCACCGCTCCCCTCCCCCGCCGCTTTGACCCGTCGCCGGCGGGGCTGCTACAATGACACCGATGTCGGAATTGGTGGCCGATCCGCTGACCCGGGACCAGGTGATCCAGGTCCTGCGGACGATCTACGATCCCGAGATTCCCGTCAACATCTGGGATCTGGGCCTGATCTACGACCTCCAGGTGACGGGCGCCGACGTGGCCATCACCATGACCCTGACCGCGGTGGGCTGTCCCATCGGCCCCCACATTGCCGCCGAGATCGAGAACAAGCTGCAGGCCATCGGCGCCGAGCGGGTCACCGTGAACTTCGTGTGGGTCCCGCCCTGGACGCCCGAGCGGCTGACCGAGGAGGGCCGCCTGGCCCTCCAGAGCATGGGCTTCGCCGTCTGACCCACGGACGCAGGACGCCACGACGGCGCAGCCTCCGCCGCCTTCAGCGCGCCACCTGCTCGATCTGCCAGGCCAGCGCGATGTCCTTCTCGGTCACGCCCCGCTCGCTGTGGGTCATCAGGGTGACGGTAACCCGGTTGTAGCCGGCCACCTCGATGTCCGGGTGGTGGTTCGCCTGCTCGGCGAGGTCGGCCACCGCATTCACCAGGCGGATGGCGTCCCGGAAGTCCCGGCGCCGGTAGGTCTTCCGGATGCCCTGGGGCGTGAGTTCCCACCCGGGCAGGTCCTGCAGCCGGCGGCGGACATCGTCTTCGGACAGCGCGGCCACCCTCCACACCTCCCGGCAGGTCCTGTGGGGCAGGTTCGGTGCGCCCGGCGCCTTTCCCCTCCGGTACCGCAGGGTCCTGGAGGATGGGGCCCTCCTGGAGCGACGGTACGGGGGGTGTTTACTGGTTCTTGCCCTACTGGTTGACCAGTGACGGCATGACTCCGTATGACTGTCGGTTTTCCAGCGCCCCGCAAGGAGGTGGAAGCCTCTGCGGGCATCCGGGACCGCGGGGCGCCGTGCCCTCTTCGCAGACGTGGCATCCCAGAGGAGTCGCGGCGGGTCACGTCGAACGAAGAATGCACCTCTAACAGAGCCGCGTTCGGCTACACCGAACCACGGTTCGCATTTCGATCGTCCAAGGAGGAGGCATGAGGATGCGAACAACCGCGGTATGGACGCGGGCCCTGGTGGTATTGGTGGTCCCTGGGCTGGTTCTCGCAAAGGCACCGGGAGCTGCGCTGGGGGCACCCCGCACGCCGCGCGATACGCTGGTGGTGGCCCAAGGGTTTGATCCCCGTTGTCTCTCGCCGCTC
Encoded proteins:
- a CDS encoding iron-sulfur cluster assembly protein, encoding MADPLTRDQVIQVLRTIYDPEIPVNIWDLGLIYDLQVTGADVAITMTLTAVGCPIGPHIAAEIENKLQAIGAERVTVNFVWVPPWTPERLTEEGRLALQSMGFAV
- a CDS encoding nicotinate phosphoribosyltransferase produces the protein MGGERYPEFGFVTPDTLGLLVDLYELVMADSYLREGLNDQATFDLFVRSLPPNRAFLVSAGLETALAYLEAVRFTDEAIAYLRGLRLFSDAFLDYLREFRFTGDVWAVPEGEVVFPPEPLVEVTAPRIEAQLVETFLLNTFNFQVMIASKAARVVLAAGGRAVVDFSPRRDHGADAALKAARASYVAGCAGTSNVLAGLLYGIPVYGTMAHSYVMSYPDELTAFRAFARDFPRNAILLIDTYDTLQGARHAVAVAREMAARGDRLRGVRIDSYESLDQLAEVSRRVRAIFDEAGLVDVQIILSGDLDEYKIAEVLARGAAAQAFGVGTRMGTSEDAPSLGGVYKLVEDTAGPKIKLSAGKATLPGRKQVWRARTADGGLQDTIALREEPAPPGSTPLLVPVMSGGRVIRQDSLAQMRARCAAALRDLPPPLRVLHGTPPSPVSLSPELRALQAQMFQAAARPGDSPR
- a CDS encoding 4a-hydroxytetrahydrobiopterin dehydratase, whose product is MAALSEDDVRRRLQDLPGWELTPQGIRKTYRRRDFRDAIRLVNAVADLAEQANHHPDIEVAGYNRVTVTLMTHSERGVTEKDIALAWQIEQVAR
- the menC gene encoding o-succinylbenzoate synthase; the protein is MRIRRVEVREVELPLVFPFQTSFGRQTSHSCLLVRLDDGEQEGWGEVPVERAPLYNEETTGTAWHVLEAFILPLVLSRPLEHPRDFPALVRHLRRHHMAKAGVEAALWDLHCRRGGLPLARALGGVRSAVEAGVSLGIEPTVDALLRRIEEFLGRGYRRIKIKIQPGWDVEVVRRVRKAFGSIPLQVDANSAYTLEQADVFRAMDDFGLLMIEQPLGEDDLVDHAALQARLRTPLCLDESIVSPEHARKALQLGSCRVINIKAARLGGLTAAVATHDLCQTSGIPVWCGGLLETGIGRAANLALASLPNFRLPADLSASDRYYHEDLIDPPVTLAPDGTVPVPSSPGLGVRVRMDRVQAYTVRAATYTA
- a CDS encoding UPF0182 family protein; the protein is MRLRAVLIGLLVLLAVVAPTLARWYTDWLWFGEVGYRRVFWVPLLSRLGVTAAFGGTLWALLWVNLRVFLGRPAPDEVIDLELDRRGRRIYRRVRRRPSLTASALLGAVAVVAGWTVSSRWPMFVQFVHAQPFGVTDPIFGRDVGFFVFRLPVWQFVERWLFGWLAVVAVAVAAGYVLLFPPSMLRGIWSLPPAARVHLSLLAGALLLVRGWGFWLDAYGLLTSPHGAIYGASYTDVHATLPALRLLAALAVAGAALMAANAALRTLRLAVGTVLVMAVAWVVGVGVYPRLVQQLRVAPNELTVETPYLRMGIAATLRAFGLDRVREREFAPEALTPDVVARNRETLDNVRLWDYRPLLAAYRQLQALRPYYVFADVDIDRYRIGGQQRQVMLAARELDTSLLPDPARTWVNQHLVYTHGYGVVMSPVNRVSEEGMPEFFLKDIPPSGVPELRLDRPQIYFGERTAGYVVVQTRVQELDYPRGDENVYTTYRGRGGIPLTPLRRMAFAYRFGDLRLALSSDISSRSRLLFARAVPERVRRIAPFLTYDRDPYLVVVGGRLVWILDAYTTSSRYPYSTPHRGINYIRNSVKVVVDAYDGTVDFYLVDPTDPVAATFARVFPTLFTPASAMPADLAAHLRYPVDLFEIQARVYATFHMRDPRVFYNREDVWAVPTELFGDDTVPVEPYYVTLRLEDSPRPEFVLILPLAPAGRDNMIAWMAARNDPPHYGQLVVYRFPKDRLAFGPMQVESRINQDPVISQQLTLWNQEGSRVIRGNLLVIPLENALLYVEPLFLQATRSQLPELKRVIVASGPRIVMEDSLEAAVTRLLAGRPSPAAAPAPGGLPAGAADLIREAAAAYRRARQLLQQGDLPGFAREIDRLGEILRRLEDVR